A single genomic interval of Mangifera indica cultivar Alphonso chromosome 5, CATAS_Mindica_2.1, whole genome shotgun sequence harbors:
- the LOC123215947 gene encoding LOW QUALITY PROTEIN: probable xyloglucan endotransglucosylase/hydrolase protein 28 (The sequence of the model RefSeq protein was modified relative to this genomic sequence to represent the inferred CDS: inserted 1 base in 1 codon), producing the protein MYELSHTLQVVIHSYTEKNIYIWYRMMVSTPTQMGSSLLVFSLLLVLGSGFHTNLPFVPFDEGYTHLFGNDNLVVHKDGQSVHLTLDESTGSGFVSQDLYLHGFFSASIKLPSDYTAGVVVAFYMSNGDIFEKNHDEIDFEFLGNIXGKDWRIQTNIYGNGSTGVGREERYNLWFDPSDDFHQYGILWTDSQILFYVDNIPIREVKKTASMGGDFPSKPMSLYATIWDASDWATNGGKYRVNYKYAPYVTEFSNFILHGCAVDPIEQTSSRCDTTHDLIPAGLSPSQRIKMDNFRMKHVTYSYCYDQIRYKVPPSECVINLHEAERLKACDPVTFGAGRRHHSKRHHRSHVIGSTAADAI; encoded by the exons atgtatgaattaAGCCACACACTCCAAGTTGTCATTCATTCTTacacagaaaaaaatatatatatatggtacaGAATGATGGTCTCCACTCCTACTCAAATGGGTTCTTCTCTCTTagtcttttctcttcttcttgttctgGGGTCTGGGTTTCACACAAACTTGCCTTTTGTTCCCTTTGATGAAGGCTATACACATTTGTTTGGAAATGATAATCTTGTTGTTCATAAAGATGGACAATCTGTTCATTTAACTTTAGATGAATCCACAG GTTCTGGATTTGTGTCACAGGACCTTTATCTTCATGGCTTCTTCAGTGCTTCAATTAAGTTGCCTTCAGATTATACCGCTGGAGTTGTTGTTGCCTTCTAT ATGTCAAATGGTGACATATTTGAGAAGAACCATGACGAGATAGACTTCGAGTTCTTGGGTAACA AGGGCAAAGATTGGAGAATTCAAACGAATATTTATGGTAATGGAAGCACCGGTGTAGGCAGAGAAGAGAGATACAATCTCTGGTTCGATCCTTCTGATGATTTCCATCAATATGGTATTCTGTGGACCGATTCTCAGATCTT ATTTTATGTAGACAATATTCCCATTAGGGAGGTTAAGAAAACAGCATCAATGGGAGGAGATTTTCCTTCTAAGCCAATGTCTTTGTATGCAACAATCTGGGATGCATCGGATTGGGCTACCAATGGTGGCAAATATAGAGTAAATTACAAATACGCCCCTTATGTCACCGAGTTCTCCAACTTCATCCTCCACGGTTGCGCTGTCGACCCAATTGAACAGACATCATCAAGGTGCGATACCACCCACGACTTGATCCCTGCAGGTTTATCCCCATCGCAAAGAATCAAAATGGACAACTTCAGGATGAAACACGTGACATATTCCTATTGCTATGACCAAATTCGGTACAAAGTTCCTCCGTCTGAGTGTGTGATTAATCTCCACGAAGCTGAACGCCTCAAGGCTTGTGACCCAGTTACATTTGGAGCAGGTAGGCGCCACCACAGCAAACGCCACCATCGGAGCCACGTTATTGGATCCACAGCTGCAGATGCCATTTGA